The following are encoded together in the Gasterosteus aculeatus chromosome 7, fGasAcu3.hap1.1, whole genome shotgun sequence genome:
- the samsn1b gene encoding SAM domain-containing protein SAMSN-1b isoform X2: MNLFCFTLDGSTESMYEPPYGASLKELHPKYPCSPSLHRCKLERDGSDPAISSDRTQATIKVKRNNRRSCLPTLPSDDDAIDGDSNYTCWMSRRKKNFSHHMREMCKAPCQSSTLTRDDRAEELSSDRTRTDLPAQCVETAADTAESIQTTGRQNKSQNLVQTKKAHQGGAGSWKRTAGNKDEMADVLSNGNPVLTCIGLGRRAENKPSMKTPSPQRQQQLTRDVHGDTEEEGLSSYLRNDQWNPFECPQPWTPLYHTCRQPRHETPLGGGTLSLPRTPEWDRFESLIQELDSKQSDLSPSVMVRSVTDLPLPQNTLTRSGRFEASGLPSPQMKPSDNGSALVRDPTTSICQRVHRGICTSMPVINIIHNQIRFLEKLFLPCALFSQLKQDEKSNPTKPQRRDTGTSPQSDGKQVEASPEKTLTAITTQKDGAQKREACRRPFLKGHGWSSNSMESLYSLNSGQSSSSGITSGSGCSSNRDSLRMEEDLLYTRPLCVRAKVHTDFIPSPYDTESLKLKVGDVIDIIAKPSMGIWTGMLNGKTGNFKFIYVDVLTEEGGQKSTVQEFLKRVRLELNGYQTVDDLMRLKEHHLTELNVTDPEHRLRLLTAVHSLQNLRTDSQSENVSNQGAEASVENMKADRNNCPRDSGCHMPSDSPDISTEDTDLQFVSESPPPAETAAL; the protein is encoded by the exons ATGAaccttttctgcttcacacTG GATGGCTCCACAGAAAGCATGTATGAACCGCCCTACGGAGCATCACTCAAGGAGCTACACCCCAAGTACCCGTGCAGCCCTTCTCTTCACAGGTGTAAGCTCGAACGGGACGGCTCAGATCCAGCCATCAGTTCT GACCGAACTCAGGCTACAATAAAAGTAAAGCGGAATAACAGAAG GTCATGTTTGCCGACATTACCCTCGGACGATGATGCAATAG ACGGCGACAGTAATTACACCTGCTGGATgtcaagaagaaagaagaacttTTCTCATCACATGAGAG AGATGTGTAAAGCTCCATGTCAGAGCAGCACGTTGACACGAGACGACAGAGCAGAGGAGCTGAGCTCTGACAGGACACGGACAGATCTACCAGCTCAG TGCGTTGAAACTGCAGCTGACACAGCAGAATCAATACAAACAACAGGAAGGCAAAATAAGTCACAGAACCTGGTGCAAACAAAGAAGGCACATCAAGGTGGAGCCGGTAGTTGGAAAAGGACCGCGGGGAATAAGG ATGAAATGGCCGATGTGTTGAGTAACGGCAATCCGGTGCTGACCTGCATCGGCCTGGGGAGGAGAGCCGAGAACAAGCCCTCGATGAAGACTCCTTCACCACAGCGGCAACAACAGCTCACCAGAGATGTCCATGGCGATACAGAAGAGGAAGGACTTTCTTCATATCTACGAAACGATCAGTGGAACCCCTTTGAGTGTCCACAGCCCTGGACTCCCCTCTACCACACATGTCGCCAACCTCGACACGAGACGCCGCTGGGTGGTGGGACATTGTCGCTGCCCCGGACCCCAGAGTGGGATCGCTTTGAGAGTTTGATCCAGGAACTGGACAGCAAACAGTCTGATCTGTCTCCCTCAGTAATGGTCAGATCCGTCACAGATCTGCCGCTACCTCAGAACACA TTAACTAGATCGGGGAGATTTGAGGCGTCCGGCCTGCCCTCGCCTCAAATGAAACCATCAGATAACGGAAGCGCTCTGGTAAGAGACCCAACAACCTCCATCTGCCAGCGTGTCCATCGAGGAATTTGCACTTCGATGCCCGTCATCAACATAATTCACAACCAAATCCGATTTTTAGAGAAACTCTTTTTACCGTGTGCTTTGTTTTCACAGCTCAAGCAGGATGAGAAAAGCAACCCAACCAAACCGCAGAGGAGGGACACGGGGACCTCACCACAAAGTGACGGGAAGCAGGTGGAAGCCTCACCTGAAAAGACGCTGACAGCCATCACT ACACAGAAAGATGGAGCACAGAAGAGGGAAGCTTGTAGGCGACCATTTCTTAAGGGACACGGATGGTCCAGTAACTCCATGGAAAGCCTCTACAGCCTCAACAGTGGACAAAGCTCCTCAA GTGGAATCACCAGTGGGTCAGGATGCTCCAGTAACAGAGACAGtctgaggatggaggaggatctGTTGTACACAAGACCGCTCTGCGTCAGAGCAAAAGTCCACACAGACTTCATCCCAAGTCCATATGACACAGAGTCACTTAAACTCAAG GTGGGAGATGTGATTGACATAATCGCCAAGCCCTCCATGGGAATATGGACCGGCATGCTGAATGGCAAAACAGGAAATTTCAAGTTCATTTATGTGGATGTGCTaacggaggagggaggacagaaaTCAACTGTCCAGGAATTTTTGAAGCGCGTCCGTTTGGAG ctGAATGGTTACCAAACAGTGGATGACTTGATGAGGCTGAAGGAGCATCACCTGACGGAGCTGAATGTGACCGATCCGGAGCACAGGCTTCGTCTGCTCACCGCTGTCCACTCCCTGCAGAACCTGCGCA CTGACAGTCAGTCAGAGAACGTGTCCAATCAGGGGGCGGAGGCCTCCGTTGAAAACATGAAAGCGGATAGGAACAACTGCCCAAGAGACTCTGGCTGCCACATGCCATCTGACAGCCCCGACATCAGCACAGAGGACACAGACCTGCAATTTGTCTCTGAGTCCCCGCCGCCAGCTGAGACGGCAGCTTTATGA
- the samsn1b gene encoding SAM domain-containing protein SAMSN-1b isoform X3: MNLFCFTLDGSTESMYEPPYGASLKELHPKYPCSPSLHRCKLERDGSDPAISSDRTQATIKVKRNNRRSCLPTLPSDDDAIDGDSNYTCWMSRRKKNFSHHMREMCKAPCQSSTLTRDDRAEELSSDRTRTDLPAQCVETAADTAESIQTTGRQNKSQNLVQTKKAHQGGAGSWKRTAGNKDEMADVLSNGNPVLTCIGLGRRAENKPSMKTPSPQRQQQLTRDVHGDTEEEGLSSYLRNDQWNPFECPQPWTPLYHTCRQPRHETPLGGGTLSLPRTPEWDRFESLIQELDSKQSDLSPSVMVRSVTDLPLPQNTLTRSGRFEASGLPSPQMKPSDNGSALLKQDEKSNPTKPQRRDTGTSPQSDGKQVEASPEKTLTAITTQKDGAQKREACRRPFLKGHGWSSNSMESLYSLNSGQSSSSGITSGSGCSSNRDSLRMEEDLLYTRPLCVRAKVHTDFIPSPYDTESLKLKVGDVIDIIAKPSMGIWTGMLNGKTGNFKFIYVDVLTEEGGQKSTVQEFLKRVRLEEHFSSLQLNGYQTVDDLMRLKEHHLTELNVTDPEHRLRLLTAVHSLQNLRTDSQSENVSNQGAEASVENMKADRNNCPRDSGCHMPSDSPDISTEDTDLQFVSESPPPAETAAL; this comes from the exons ATGAaccttttctgcttcacacTG GATGGCTCCACAGAAAGCATGTATGAACCGCCCTACGGAGCATCACTCAAGGAGCTACACCCCAAGTACCCGTGCAGCCCTTCTCTTCACAGGTGTAAGCTCGAACGGGACGGCTCAGATCCAGCCATCAGTTCT GACCGAACTCAGGCTACAATAAAAGTAAAGCGGAATAACAGAAG GTCATGTTTGCCGACATTACCCTCGGACGATGATGCAATAG ACGGCGACAGTAATTACACCTGCTGGATgtcaagaagaaagaagaacttTTCTCATCACATGAGAG AGATGTGTAAAGCTCCATGTCAGAGCAGCACGTTGACACGAGACGACAGAGCAGAGGAGCTGAGCTCTGACAGGACACGGACAGATCTACCAGCTCAG TGCGTTGAAACTGCAGCTGACACAGCAGAATCAATACAAACAACAGGAAGGCAAAATAAGTCACAGAACCTGGTGCAAACAAAGAAGGCACATCAAGGTGGAGCCGGTAGTTGGAAAAGGACCGCGGGGAATAAGG ATGAAATGGCCGATGTGTTGAGTAACGGCAATCCGGTGCTGACCTGCATCGGCCTGGGGAGGAGAGCCGAGAACAAGCCCTCGATGAAGACTCCTTCACCACAGCGGCAACAACAGCTCACCAGAGATGTCCATGGCGATACAGAAGAGGAAGGACTTTCTTCATATCTACGAAACGATCAGTGGAACCCCTTTGAGTGTCCACAGCCCTGGACTCCCCTCTACCACACATGTCGCCAACCTCGACACGAGACGCCGCTGGGTGGTGGGACATTGTCGCTGCCCCGGACCCCAGAGTGGGATCGCTTTGAGAGTTTGATCCAGGAACTGGACAGCAAACAGTCTGATCTGTCTCCCTCAGTAATGGTCAGATCCGTCACAGATCTGCCGCTACCTCAGAACACA TTAACTAGATCGGGGAGATTTGAGGCGTCCGGCCTGCCCTCGCCTCAAATGAAACCATCAGATAACGGAAGCGCTCTG CTCAAGCAGGATGAGAAAAGCAACCCAACCAAACCGCAGAGGAGGGACACGGGGACCTCACCACAAAGTGACGGGAAGCAGGTGGAAGCCTCACCTGAAAAGACGCTGACAGCCATCACT ACACAGAAAGATGGAGCACAGAAGAGGGAAGCTTGTAGGCGACCATTTCTTAAGGGACACGGATGGTCCAGTAACTCCATGGAAAGCCTCTACAGCCTCAACAGTGGACAAAGCTCCTCAA GTGGAATCACCAGTGGGTCAGGATGCTCCAGTAACAGAGACAGtctgaggatggaggaggatctGTTGTACACAAGACCGCTCTGCGTCAGAGCAAAAGTCCACACAGACTTCATCCCAAGTCCATATGACACAGAGTCACTTAAACTCAAG GTGGGAGATGTGATTGACATAATCGCCAAGCCCTCCATGGGAATATGGACCGGCATGCTGAATGGCAAAACAGGAAATTTCAAGTTCATTTATGTGGATGTGCTaacggaggagggaggacagaaaTCAACTGTCCAGGAATTTTTGAAGCGCGTCCGTTTGGAG GAgcatttctcctctctccagctGAATGGTTACCAAACAGTGGATGACTTGATGAGGCTGAAGGAGCATCACCTGACGGAGCTGAATGTGACCGATCCGGAGCACAGGCTTCGTCTGCTCACCGCTGTCCACTCCCTGCAGAACCTGCGCA CTGACAGTCAGTCAGAGAACGTGTCCAATCAGGGGGCGGAGGCCTCCGTTGAAAACATGAAAGCGGATAGGAACAACTGCCCAAGAGACTCTGGCTGCCACATGCCATCTGACAGCCCCGACATCAGCACAGAGGACACAGACCTGCAATTTGTCTCTGAGTCCCCGCCGCCAGCTGAGACGGCAGCTTTATGA
- the samsn1b gene encoding SAM domain-containing protein SAMSN-1b isoform X4, with protein sequence MNLFCFTLDGSTESMYEPPYGASLKELHPKYPCSPSLHRCKLERDGSDPAISSDRTQATIKVKRNNRRSCLPTLPSDDDAIDGDSNYTCWMSRRKKNFSHHMREMCKAPCQSSTLTRDDRAEELSSDRTRTDLPAQCVETAADTAESIQTTGRQNKSQNLVQTKKAHQGGAGSWKRTAGNKDEMADVLSNGNPVLTCIGLGRRAENKPSMKTPSPQRQQQLTRDVHGDTEEEGLSSYLRNDQWNPFECPQPWTPLYHTCRQPRHETPLGGGTLSLPRTPEWDRFESLIQELDSKQSDLSPSVMVRSVTDLPLPQNTLTRSGRFEASGLPSPQMKPSDNGSALLKQDEKSNPTKPQRRDTGTSPQSDGKQVEASPEKTLTAITTQKDGAQKREACRRPFLKGHGWSSNSMESLYSLNSGQSSSSGITSGSGCSSNRDSLRMEEDLLYTRPLCVRAKVHTDFIPSPYDTESLKLKVGDVIDIIAKPSMGIWTGMLNGKTGNFKFIYVDVLTEEGGQKSTVQEFLKRVRLELNGYQTVDDLMRLKEHHLTELNVTDPEHRLRLLTAVHSLQNLRTDSQSENVSNQGAEASVENMKADRNNCPRDSGCHMPSDSPDISTEDTDLQFVSESPPPAETAAL encoded by the exons ATGAaccttttctgcttcacacTG GATGGCTCCACAGAAAGCATGTATGAACCGCCCTACGGAGCATCACTCAAGGAGCTACACCCCAAGTACCCGTGCAGCCCTTCTCTTCACAGGTGTAAGCTCGAACGGGACGGCTCAGATCCAGCCATCAGTTCT GACCGAACTCAGGCTACAATAAAAGTAAAGCGGAATAACAGAAG GTCATGTTTGCCGACATTACCCTCGGACGATGATGCAATAG ACGGCGACAGTAATTACACCTGCTGGATgtcaagaagaaagaagaacttTTCTCATCACATGAGAG AGATGTGTAAAGCTCCATGTCAGAGCAGCACGTTGACACGAGACGACAGAGCAGAGGAGCTGAGCTCTGACAGGACACGGACAGATCTACCAGCTCAG TGCGTTGAAACTGCAGCTGACACAGCAGAATCAATACAAACAACAGGAAGGCAAAATAAGTCACAGAACCTGGTGCAAACAAAGAAGGCACATCAAGGTGGAGCCGGTAGTTGGAAAAGGACCGCGGGGAATAAGG ATGAAATGGCCGATGTGTTGAGTAACGGCAATCCGGTGCTGACCTGCATCGGCCTGGGGAGGAGAGCCGAGAACAAGCCCTCGATGAAGACTCCTTCACCACAGCGGCAACAACAGCTCACCAGAGATGTCCATGGCGATACAGAAGAGGAAGGACTTTCTTCATATCTACGAAACGATCAGTGGAACCCCTTTGAGTGTCCACAGCCCTGGACTCCCCTCTACCACACATGTCGCCAACCTCGACACGAGACGCCGCTGGGTGGTGGGACATTGTCGCTGCCCCGGACCCCAGAGTGGGATCGCTTTGAGAGTTTGATCCAGGAACTGGACAGCAAACAGTCTGATCTGTCTCCCTCAGTAATGGTCAGATCCGTCACAGATCTGCCGCTACCTCAGAACACA TTAACTAGATCGGGGAGATTTGAGGCGTCCGGCCTGCCCTCGCCTCAAATGAAACCATCAGATAACGGAAGCGCTCTG CTCAAGCAGGATGAGAAAAGCAACCCAACCAAACCGCAGAGGAGGGACACGGGGACCTCACCACAAAGTGACGGGAAGCAGGTGGAAGCCTCACCTGAAAAGACGCTGACAGCCATCACT ACACAGAAAGATGGAGCACAGAAGAGGGAAGCTTGTAGGCGACCATTTCTTAAGGGACACGGATGGTCCAGTAACTCCATGGAAAGCCTCTACAGCCTCAACAGTGGACAAAGCTCCTCAA GTGGAATCACCAGTGGGTCAGGATGCTCCAGTAACAGAGACAGtctgaggatggaggaggatctGTTGTACACAAGACCGCTCTGCGTCAGAGCAAAAGTCCACACAGACTTCATCCCAAGTCCATATGACACAGAGTCACTTAAACTCAAG GTGGGAGATGTGATTGACATAATCGCCAAGCCCTCCATGGGAATATGGACCGGCATGCTGAATGGCAAAACAGGAAATTTCAAGTTCATTTATGTGGATGTGCTaacggaggagggaggacagaaaTCAACTGTCCAGGAATTTTTGAAGCGCGTCCGTTTGGAG ctGAATGGTTACCAAACAGTGGATGACTTGATGAGGCTGAAGGAGCATCACCTGACGGAGCTGAATGTGACCGATCCGGAGCACAGGCTTCGTCTGCTCACCGCTGTCCACTCCCTGCAGAACCTGCGCA CTGACAGTCAGTCAGAGAACGTGTCCAATCAGGGGGCGGAGGCCTCCGTTGAAAACATGAAAGCGGATAGGAACAACTGCCCAAGAGACTCTGGCTGCCACATGCCATCTGACAGCCCCGACATCAGCACAGAGGACACAGACCTGCAATTTGTCTCTGAGTCCCCGCCGCCAGCTGAGACGGCAGCTTTATGA
- the samsn1b gene encoding SAM domain-containing protein SAMSN-1b isoform X1, with amino-acid sequence MNLFCFTLDGSTESMYEPPYGASLKELHPKYPCSPSLHRCKLERDGSDPAISSDRTQATIKVKRNNRRSCLPTLPSDDDAIDGDSNYTCWMSRRKKNFSHHMREMCKAPCQSSTLTRDDRAEELSSDRTRTDLPAQCVETAADTAESIQTTGRQNKSQNLVQTKKAHQGGAGSWKRTAGNKDEMADVLSNGNPVLTCIGLGRRAENKPSMKTPSPQRQQQLTRDVHGDTEEEGLSSYLRNDQWNPFECPQPWTPLYHTCRQPRHETPLGGGTLSLPRTPEWDRFESLIQELDSKQSDLSPSVMVRSVTDLPLPQNTLTRSGRFEASGLPSPQMKPSDNGSALVRDPTTSICQRVHRGICTSMPVINIIHNQIRFLEKLFLPCALFSQLKQDEKSNPTKPQRRDTGTSPQSDGKQVEASPEKTLTAITTQKDGAQKREACRRPFLKGHGWSSNSMESLYSLNSGQSSSSGITSGSGCSSNRDSLRMEEDLLYTRPLCVRAKVHTDFIPSPYDTESLKLKVGDVIDIIAKPSMGIWTGMLNGKTGNFKFIYVDVLTEEGGQKSTVQEFLKRVRLEEHFSSLQLNGYQTVDDLMRLKEHHLTELNVTDPEHRLRLLTAVHSLQNLRTDSQSENVSNQGAEASVENMKADRNNCPRDSGCHMPSDSPDISTEDTDLQFVSESPPPAETAAL; translated from the exons ATGAaccttttctgcttcacacTG GATGGCTCCACAGAAAGCATGTATGAACCGCCCTACGGAGCATCACTCAAGGAGCTACACCCCAAGTACCCGTGCAGCCCTTCTCTTCACAGGTGTAAGCTCGAACGGGACGGCTCAGATCCAGCCATCAGTTCT GACCGAACTCAGGCTACAATAAAAGTAAAGCGGAATAACAGAAG GTCATGTTTGCCGACATTACCCTCGGACGATGATGCAATAG ACGGCGACAGTAATTACACCTGCTGGATgtcaagaagaaagaagaacttTTCTCATCACATGAGAG AGATGTGTAAAGCTCCATGTCAGAGCAGCACGTTGACACGAGACGACAGAGCAGAGGAGCTGAGCTCTGACAGGACACGGACAGATCTACCAGCTCAG TGCGTTGAAACTGCAGCTGACACAGCAGAATCAATACAAACAACAGGAAGGCAAAATAAGTCACAGAACCTGGTGCAAACAAAGAAGGCACATCAAGGTGGAGCCGGTAGTTGGAAAAGGACCGCGGGGAATAAGG ATGAAATGGCCGATGTGTTGAGTAACGGCAATCCGGTGCTGACCTGCATCGGCCTGGGGAGGAGAGCCGAGAACAAGCCCTCGATGAAGACTCCTTCACCACAGCGGCAACAACAGCTCACCAGAGATGTCCATGGCGATACAGAAGAGGAAGGACTTTCTTCATATCTACGAAACGATCAGTGGAACCCCTTTGAGTGTCCACAGCCCTGGACTCCCCTCTACCACACATGTCGCCAACCTCGACACGAGACGCCGCTGGGTGGTGGGACATTGTCGCTGCCCCGGACCCCAGAGTGGGATCGCTTTGAGAGTTTGATCCAGGAACTGGACAGCAAACAGTCTGATCTGTCTCCCTCAGTAATGGTCAGATCCGTCACAGATCTGCCGCTACCTCAGAACACA TTAACTAGATCGGGGAGATTTGAGGCGTCCGGCCTGCCCTCGCCTCAAATGAAACCATCAGATAACGGAAGCGCTCTGGTAAGAGACCCAACAACCTCCATCTGCCAGCGTGTCCATCGAGGAATTTGCACTTCGATGCCCGTCATCAACATAATTCACAACCAAATCCGATTTTTAGAGAAACTCTTTTTACCGTGTGCTTTGTTTTCACAGCTCAAGCAGGATGAGAAAAGCAACCCAACCAAACCGCAGAGGAGGGACACGGGGACCTCACCACAAAGTGACGGGAAGCAGGTGGAAGCCTCACCTGAAAAGACGCTGACAGCCATCACT ACACAGAAAGATGGAGCACAGAAGAGGGAAGCTTGTAGGCGACCATTTCTTAAGGGACACGGATGGTCCAGTAACTCCATGGAAAGCCTCTACAGCCTCAACAGTGGACAAAGCTCCTCAA GTGGAATCACCAGTGGGTCAGGATGCTCCAGTAACAGAGACAGtctgaggatggaggaggatctGTTGTACACAAGACCGCTCTGCGTCAGAGCAAAAGTCCACACAGACTTCATCCCAAGTCCATATGACACAGAGTCACTTAAACTCAAG GTGGGAGATGTGATTGACATAATCGCCAAGCCCTCCATGGGAATATGGACCGGCATGCTGAATGGCAAAACAGGAAATTTCAAGTTCATTTATGTGGATGTGCTaacggaggagggaggacagaaaTCAACTGTCCAGGAATTTTTGAAGCGCGTCCGTTTGGAG GAgcatttctcctctctccagctGAATGGTTACCAAACAGTGGATGACTTGATGAGGCTGAAGGAGCATCACCTGACGGAGCTGAATGTGACCGATCCGGAGCACAGGCTTCGTCTGCTCACCGCTGTCCACTCCCTGCAGAACCTGCGCA CTGACAGTCAGTCAGAGAACGTGTCCAATCAGGGGGCGGAGGCCTCCGTTGAAAACATGAAAGCGGATAGGAACAACTGCCCAAGAGACTCTGGCTGCCACATGCCATCTGACAGCCCCGACATCAGCACAGAGGACACAGACCTGCAATTTGTCTCTGAGTCCCCGCCGCCAGCTGAGACGGCAGCTTTATGA